From the genome of Culicoidibacter larvae, one region includes:
- a CDS encoding internalin N-terminal domain-containing protein translates to MMKLFKLLFSIALFAFMIGSTVFIQENRTDIVHAASTSTPPPAAVNEIFPDPNLAAVIAGTLGVSIIDVVTQTQLDGLTDLGASYSNIGSIDGIEYLPNLAYFYLNDNQISDISPLASTSFSNLSYLGFGKATV, encoded by the coding sequence ATGATGAAACTATTTAAACTCTTATTCAGTATTGCTCTTTTTGCATTTATGATTGGATCGACAGTATTTATTCAAGAAAACAGAACAGATATTGTTCATGCGGCTAGTACATCAACACCTCCACCGGCAGCTGTCAATGAAATATTTCCAGATCCTAATTTAGCAGCAGTCATTGCAGGTACCTTAGGTGTTTCGATAATTGATGTTGTTACGCAAACACAATTAGACGGTTTAACTGATTTGGGTGCTTCATATAGTAATATTGGTTCTATCGATGGAATTGAATATTTGCCGAATCTAGCTTATTTTTATCTAAATGATAATCAAATCAGTGATATTAGTCCGTTAGCTAGTACAAGCTTTTCGAATCTATCTTACTTAGGTTTTGGAAAGGCAACAGTTTAA